A genome region from Maniola jurtina chromosome 22, ilManJurt1.1, whole genome shotgun sequence includes the following:
- the LOC123876810 gene encoding short coiled-coil protein homolog, which yields MSSLMQKCNDENIPLADDDPQVIITDDVDNNRLDHGRSMDSLPSSYTGGSSSPGLNGPPSFEPDSGIDEQEEKARLISQVLELQNTLDDLSQRVDSVKEENLKLRSENQVLGQYIENLMSASSVFQSTTANVHKK from the exons ATGTCATCTCTGATGCAGAAATGTAACGATGAGAACATCCCTTTGGCCGACGATGATCCCCAAGTGATTATAACAGACGACGTGGATAACAACCGTTTGGATCATGGTCGATCCATGGATTCACTCCCAAGTTCGTACACCGGGGGTTCATCAAGCCCAGGGTTGAATGGACCACCTAGTTTTGAGCCAGATTCTGGAATAGACGAACAGGAAGAGAAGGCACGGTTAATATCACAAGTTCTGGAACTCCAGAATACATTGGATg ATCTGTCTCAAAGGGTTGATTCAGTGAAAGAAGAAAATTTGAAACTACGTTCAGAAAACCAGGTGCTAGGTCAATACATAGAGAATTTGATGTCTGCCTCATCAGTATTCCAATCTACCACTGCCAATGTGCATAAGAAGTAA
- the LOC123876805 gene encoding uncharacterized protein LOC123876805 → MPKKLKVVVKSLYSHEIRKDVSLESLKSLKLEDAWPFIRDEIEIEIGSNQLVCIPHITEAELYKVTSLFVPNEKETNGKMFTPLGELKKNINREKSDPEYVDLLEQGDFLDQDFKFPHESVKITLQDEAIKNKVRVIMVNFSQSRIPKDKDFVNKIFLDVKNNKALEGKRSVYMITSVLMAKTIEFRVTRGTSSRIFHLGNASPLVFRLEEFLIGDDGKLIAKEPVTIKSKFMHWQKLHPSDHLYIPESQETACAH, encoded by the exons atgccGAAAAAACTAAAAGTTGTTGTAAAGTCTCTATATTCCCATGAAATTCGTAAAGATGTGAGCCTGGAAAGTCTAAAATCACTAAAACTCGAGGACGCTTGGCCATTTATCAGGGATGAAATCGAAATTGAAATTGGGAGTAACCAGTTGGTCTGTATCCCGCATATAACCGAAGCAGAGCTGTATAAAGTCACGTCTCTATTTGTACCAAATGAAAAAGAAACGAACGGTAAAATGTTCACACCGCTTGGCGAACTTAAGAAGAATATAAACAGGGAGAAATCCGACCCGGAATACGTTGACCTGCTGGAACAAGGTGATTTTCTGGATCAAGATTTTAAATTCCCTCATGAAAGCGTAAAG ATAACATTACAAGATGAAGCAATAAAAAACAAAGTGAGAGTGATCATGGTGAATTTCTCCCAATCGAGAATCCCGAAAGACAAGGATTTCGTAAACAAGATTTTCTTGGATGTGAAGAATAATAAAG CTCTGGAAGGCAAGAGATCTGTTTACATGATCACAAGTGTGTTGATGGCAAAAACCATTGAGTTCAGAGTGACCCGTGGAACATCCTCAAGGATCTTCCATCTTGGCAATGCTTCTCCACTGGTCTTTCGTTTAGAAGAATTTCTAATAGGGGACGATGGAAAATTAATTGCAAAG gAACCGGTAACAATCAAATCGAAGTTCATGCACTGGCAGAAATTGCACCCCTCAGATCACCTCTACATCCCTGAGAGTCAAGAAACTGCCTGCGCACACTAG
- the LOC123876807 gene encoding transcription initiation factor TFIID subunit 12: MSNSSLGQAPNMPTLGSLNNQGIQYVNNPLQSPQIQSASLQGSPSQHSPMGTQPQVGSKVNQGGGDQASQYLTRPRLQELVREVDPTVQLDEEVEETLLQLADDFIDTTLSAACTLAKHRHASNVELRDVQIYLERQWNMWIPGFGNDELRPYKRAAVTESHKQRMALIRKTIKKY; this comes from the exons ATGTCAAATAGTTCTCTAGGCCAAGCTCCCAATATGCCCACTCTCGGATCGCTAAACAATCAAGGCATTCAGTACGTGAACAATCCGCTCCAAAGTCCTCAAATCCAATCAGCGTCGTTACAAGGCTCGCCTTCTCAGCACAGTCCGATGGGTACCCAGCCACAGGTCGGCTCCAAAGTCAATCAGGGAGGCGGGGATCAGGCCTCACAG TATCTCACAAGACCTCGACTACAGGAACTTGTAAGAGAAGTAGATCCCACAGTGCAGTTGGACGAAGAGGTGGAAGAGACCCTCCTTCAGTTGGCAGATGATTTCATTGACACCACCCTCAGTGCCGCGTGCACACTCGCCAAGCACAGACACGCTTCCAATGTGGAGCTTAGAGATGTACAGATATATTTAG AAAGGCAATGGAACATGTGGATACCAGGGTTCGGCAACGACGAGCTACGGCCGTACAAACGCGCCGCAGTCACGGAGTCGCATAAGCAAAGGATGGCACTTATCAGGAAAACTATCAAAAAATACTAG
- the LOC123876797 gene encoding nuclear RNA export factor 1-like, translated as MNQFDKYRKFLLNRMTSSQEVVEYIEKCLVSEDDMAKHSFHKILVCRWPDGDVKLFETLHEYFGLTFIPVNFTETNLLTSFYTNSLMLVLKIMKMDFMFPHCRNMFSLDILLNDKTSTECFEEKATIDQIVTHVVSHRFNEHRELNLSNFCNDIVLKDKKINFYKLSLLSHFKILMIRMGRDTKILNLSSNNLSHVPLEILNFFIKGDLIGVNLSNNNIPSVAELQRISSKIEKLWVEGNPLCEDDLDVVTYIRQIAQKFPRLTELDGVPLNEHGIMMPFFKNFTIASDRKTKLVLEKFISLYFAHYDSQRRKIEMFYDPGANLTLATDFTESPEDLLMEPYAMHSRNFLNLVKRAMVMEKNKKLYKTRKAVTGVLCILPETVHDLSTFNIDVLKHDNKSMVLVIDGVYKEKPKYNKDRFIHFRRTFIMHITPTEFNNTLSNYMIVHEMFSVSLATPELIRNSFKDPIRNCCQLTLINPDHEDRKAMCSIFSNYTQLNKYEAEIRLKQHNWDIRKALKQFMTDLKNDAVSLDKYGHNKMDEDDFSDLSSLLDEDEID; from the exons ATGAATCAATTCGATAAGTATAGAAAGTTTCTATTGAATAGAATGACTTCTAGTCAAGAAGTCGTcgaatatattgaaaaatgtttGGTATCAGAGGACGACATGGCAAAACATTCGTTTCATAAAATCTTG GTTTGCAGATGGCCAGACGGTGATGTAAAACTGTTTGAAACTCTACATGAATATTTTGGTCTCACATTCATACCTGTTAACTTCACAGAAACAAATCTACTAACATCTTTTTATACAAACAGTTTGATGTTGGTCTTGAAGATAATGAAAATGGATTTCATGTTTCCCCACTGCCGAAATATGTTCAGTTTGGATATATTACTGAACGATAAGACATCTACAGAGTGTTTTGAAGAAAAGGCTACAATTGATCAAATTGTCACCCACGTTGTTAGCCATCGTTTTAATGAACATCGTGAATTGAATTTGTCGAACTTTTGTAatgatatag TACTTAAGGATAAGAAAATCAACTTTTATAAACTTTCTCTGCTTTCACATTTTAAAATCCTAATGATCAGAATGGGTAGAGACACCAAAATATTAAACTTGTCTTCCAATAATTTAAG tcatGTTCCATtagaaatattaaactttttcaTCAAAGGAGACCTAATAGGTGttaatttaagtaataataat ATTCCATCAGTAGCCGAGTTGCAAAGGATAAGTAGCAAAATTGAAAAGCTGTGGGTGGAAGGGAATCCACTTTGCGAAGATGACCTGGATGTAGTAACTTACATACGACAAATTGCACAGAAGTTCCCCAGATTGACTGAATTg GATGGAGTGCCATTAAACGAACACGGTATAATGATGCCGTTTTTCAAGAACTTCACAATCGCGTCAGACAGAAAAACTAAATTGGTACTAGAGAAATTTATATCCCTCTACTTTGCTCATTATGATTCGCAACGGAGAAAAATAGAAATGTTCTATGATCCTGGTGCCAATTTGACACTTGCTACAGATTTTACAG AATCCCCAGAAGACCTATTAATGGAGCCCTATGCGATGCATTCTCGCAACTTCCTCAACCTGGTGAAGCGAGCAATGGTCATGGAGAAAAATAAGAAGTTGTATAAAACGCGTAAGGCTGTTACCGGCGTGCTCTGTATACTGCCAGAGACTGTCCATGACCTGAGCACCTTCAATATCGACGTATTAAAACATGAC AACAAATCCATGGTTCTAGTCATAGACGGCGTGTACAAGGAGAAGCCCAAATACAACAAAGATCGTTTCATACACTTCAGAAGGACATTCATAATGCACATTACCCCCACGGAATTTAACAATACATTGTCAAATTATATGATCGTACATGAAATGTTCTCAGTTTCTTTGGCGACGCCTGAACTCATCAGAAACAGTTTTAAG GATCCAATCAGGAATTGTTGTCAGTTGACGCTAATTAATCCTGATCATGAAGACAGAAAGGCCATGTGCAGTATATTCAGTAATTATACACAACTGAACAAATACGAGGCCGAGAT TCGTCTCAAACAACACAATTGGGATATAAGGAAGGCACTGAAGCAATTCATGACAGATTTAAAGAATGATGCAGTGAGCTTGGATAAATATGGACATAATAAAATGGATGAAGATgatttttcagatttatcgTCCCTTTTAGATGAAGATGaaattgattaa
- the LOC123876809 gene encoding peptidyl-prolyl cis-trans isomerase FKBP2 → METTLLNMCKLALFFLVIMSVVQHVVIATSSPKKLQIGVKKRPAECPIKSKKGDLLHMHYTGTLEDGTEFDSSIPRGNPLTFTLGSGQVIKGWDQGLIGMCEGEQRKLVIPPELAYGEAGAPPKIPKSATLTFHVDLVKIERKDEL, encoded by the exons ATGGAAACCACTTTGCTAAATATGTGTAAATtagctttattttttttggttataATGAGCGTCGTTCAACACGTCGTGATAGCTACTTCGTCgccaaaaaaattgcaaatcggAGTGAAGAAGAGGCCTGCTGAGTGCCCCATAAAAAGCAAAAAAGGAGACCTTCTTCACATGCATTACACG GGCACTTTAGAAGATGGTACAGAGTTCGACAGTTCAATCCCTAGGGGCAATCCCCTCACTTTTACCCTTGGGTCTGGGCAGGTGATCAAGGGTTGGGATCAGGGACTTATTGGGATGTGTGAAGGGGAACAGAGGAAGCTAGTCATTCCACCAGAACTTGCCTATGGAGAGGCTGGTGCTCCACCAAAGATACCTAAGTCTGCAACTCTTACATTCCATGTTGATCTTGTGAAAATCGAAAGAAAAGATGAACTATAA